The Embleya scabrispora genome contains the following window.
CCTGGTGGCGGCGGGTCCCGGCGCCTATTTGGCTGTATCCGCCACGCAGAACGTGGACATGGAGATCATCACGTTCCGCATGCAACAGCTCGTGCGCCAACTGGGAAAGGAAATGACCAGCCCGCCCCGACGGAATGCGGATCATTCGGTATGACCGACGACCCCGCGGCGAAATCCGACGCCGCCGACTTGGTACGTCCCTACGTCATCACCCGCGGCCGCGGCCACCCGACCCGCGAGGGCCTGGACCTGGTCAGCCTGGTGATCGCGCTGCCCGGCGACGAGTCGCCGCACATCCTCGACCCCGAGAGCACCCGCCTGCTCGCCCTGTGCCGCGGCGGGATCCTGTCGGTCGCCGAGGTCGCCGGACACCTGGCCCTGCCCATCGGCGTGGTCAAGGTGCTGCTGTCCGATCTCATGGACACCGGCCTGGTCGCCACCCGTCGGCCCATTCCCGCCGCCGAACTCCCCAAGACCCGACTCCTGCAGGAGGTGCTGGATGGCCTTGCCCGTCTCTGACGGCGCCGCCGCGGACGTATACCTGGCCGACTCCGTCAAGATCGCGGCGAAGATCCTGATCGTGGGGCACTTCGCCGTCGGCAAGACCACCTTCGTCGGCACCATGTCCGAGATCCGTCCCCTCAGCACCGAGGAGACGATGACGCAGGCCGGCGCGCACGTCGACGATCTGACGGGCGCGGGACGCAAGACCACCACCACGGTCGCCCTGGACTTCGGCCGCCTCACCCTCAGCGACCGACTCGTGCTCTACCTGTTCGGCACCCCCGGGCAACAGCGCTTCGCCCGGGTGTGGAAGGACATGACCGTCGGCGCACTCGGCGCGCTCGTCCTGATCGACCCCCAGCGCTTCGACCAATCCTTCGACGTCATCGGCCTGTTGGAGGAGTACGACGTGCCCTACGCCGTCGCCGTCAACCGGTTCGACGGCTCCGTCGAACATCCCCTGGAGAAGCTGCGCGCGGCGCTCGACCTGCTGCCGGACACGCCGCTGGTCACCTGTGACGCCCGCGACCGCGCCTCCTCGACCGAGGCCCTGATGGCCCTCGTCCGCTACCTCCAGCTCCGGGCATCCAAGGAACTCGCGTGAACACTGGGAACACCGGCCCCTTCGATCGATCGGCCCCCTCCCCCGGCGACCACGCCGGCCCTCCCCCCGGCTGCCCCGCGCACGCCGGCGGGGCCCTTCCCCTGTACGACAAGACGTTCTCCGCCGACC
Protein-coding sequences here:
- a CDS encoding DUF742 domain-containing protein; amino-acid sequence: MTDDPAAKSDAADLVRPYVITRGRGHPTREGLDLVSLVIALPGDESPHILDPESTRLLALCRGGILSVAEVAGHLALPIGVVKVLLSDLMDTGLVATRRPIPAAELPKTRLLQEVLDGLARL
- a CDS encoding GTP-binding protein yields the protein MALPVSDGAAADVYLADSVKIAAKILIVGHFAVGKTTFVGTMSEIRPLSTEETMTQAGAHVDDLTGAGRKTTTTVALDFGRLTLSDRLVLYLFGTPGQQRFARVWKDMTVGALGALVLIDPQRFDQSFDVIGLLEEYDVPYAVAVNRFDGSVEHPLEKLRAALDLLPDTPLVTCDARDRASSTEALMALVRYLQLRASKELA